A stretch of the Vitis riparia cultivar Riparia Gloire de Montpellier isolate 1030 chromosome 13, EGFV_Vit.rip_1.0, whole genome shotgun sequence genome encodes the following:
- the LOC117928261 gene encoding protein trichome birefringence-like 38, which translates to MGYWVQGWSCILVGVAVIFSGGMCLAKGEVGEGEEGKCDIYEGSWVVDESYPMYNSTLCPHIRREFDCQTYGRPDKLYLRYKWQPKDCDLPRFDGQDFLRRFKGKKIMYIGDSISLNQWQSMVCLLYAVVPDQSRIFQNANGPLTTVIFQDYDLSIMVFHSPYLVDIEIEEIGRVLKLDSLKNGSIWKTNDIVIFNTWLWWYRSGRAQPWDYIQDGDQIKKDMDRMVAFKKALITWAKWVDSNVDFNKTQVFFRGVTPAHYDGKEWDEPKVTNCSKETQPISGSTYPSGLPQSSYVLEGVLSGVTKPVQFLNITTLSQLRKDGHPSMYNGVNRSMDCTHWCIAGVPDTWNQLLYATLISQN; encoded by the exons ATGGGGTATTGGGTTCAGGGGTGGTCCTGCATTCTGGTGGGTGTTGCTGTGATATTTTCTGGTGGTATGTGTTTGGCAAAAGGAGAAGtgggagaaggagaagaaggaaaGTGTGATATATATGAAGGGAGTTGGGTGGTAGACGAATCATATCCTATGTATAACTCAACATTGTGCCCACATATCAGAAGGGAGTTTGACTGCCAGACGTACGGACGGCCGGATAAACTCTACCTCAGATATAAATGGCAGCCCAAGGACTGTGATTTGCCCAG ATTTGATGGACAAGATTTCTTGAGGAGATTCAAGGGGAAGAAGATAATGTACATAGGGGATTCAATTAGTCTAAACCAGTGGCAATCAATGGTCTGCCTTCTTTATGCTGTTGTTCCTGATCAATCCAGAATTTTCCAAAATGCAAATGGCCCTCTTACTACAGTCATTTTTCAG GATTATGACTTGTCGATTATGGTATTTCACTCTCCATACTTAGTAGATATTGAGATCGAAGAAATTGGTCGAGTTTTGAAGCTTGATTCACTCAAGAATGGCAGCATATGGAAGACCAATGACATCGTTATCTTTAATACATGGCTTTGGTGGTATCGTAGTGGACGTGCCCAACC ATGGGATTATATTCAAGATGGTGATCAGATAAAAAAGGACATGGATCGAATGGTTGCATTTAAGAAAGCCTTAATTACTTGGGCTAAATGGGTGGATTCAAATGTGGATTTCAACAAAACTCAAGTTTTCTTTCGAGGAGTTACGCCTGCCCATTATGA TGGCAAGGAATGGGATGAGCCAAAAGTGACTAATTGCTCTAAGGAGACACAACCAATAAGTGGATCAACATACCCGAGTGGCTTGCCACAATCAAGTTACGTATTAGAAGGAGTTCTAAGTGGTGTGACAAAACCAGTTCAATTCCTCAATATTACAACTCTCTCACAACTAAGAAAAGATGGTCATCCTAGTATGTACAATGGCGTCAACAGGAGCATGGACTGTACCCATTGGTGTATTGCAGGAGTTCCAGATACTTGGAATCAACTTCTATATGCAACCCTCATCAgtcaaaattga
- the LOC117928262 gene encoding uncharacterized mitochondrial protein AtMg00810-like, which yields MVSNQSLSNFGSAPFNNTQLYRSIVGALQYATITRLDITYSVNQVCQFMQSPFTAHWKAIKRILRYLANTLHHGLHLQHNSNSHINLTGFCDADWASDVDDRHSISGYCLFLGPNLVPGTLESNIESLSLLPRQNIRV from the coding sequence ATGGTATCTAACCAATCCCTATCCAACTTTGGAAGTGCTCCATTCAACAACACTCAACTCTATAGAAGCATTGTTGGTGCCCTCCAATATGCCACCATCACACGTTTAGATATCACCTATAGTGTCAACCAAGTTTGCCAATTCATGCAATCTCCTTTTACTGCTCATTGGAAGGCTATCAAGAGAATTCTACGCTACTTGGCTAACACTCTTCACCATGGACTCCATCTTCAGCACAACTCCAACTCACACATCAACTTAACAGGGTTCTGTGATGCAGATTGGGCATCAGATGTTGATGATCGCCACTCCATATCAGGATATTGCCTCTTTCTTGGTCCAAACTTGGTTCCTGGCACTCTTGAAAGCAACATAGAGTCTCTAAGTCTTCTACCGAGGCAGAATATCAGAGTGTAG
- the LOC117927867 gene encoding putative disease resistance RPP13-like protein 1: MFVAETVGSSFIGVLIDKLIASPLLEYARRKKVDRTLEEWRKTLTHIEAVVDDAENKQIREKAVKVWLDDLKSLAYDIEDVMDEFDTEAKQRSLTEGPQASTSKVRKLIPTFGALDPRAMSFNKKMGEKINKITRGLDAIAKRRLDLHLREGVGGVSFGIEERLPTTSLVDESRIHGRDADKEKIIELMLSDEATQVDKVSVISIVGMGGIGKTTLAQIIYNDGRVENHFEKRVWVCVSDDFDVVGITKAILESITKCPCEFKTLESLQEKLKNEMKDKRFLLVLDDVWNEKTPRWDLLQAPFNVAARGSVVLVTTRNETVAAIMRTTTSSHQLGQLTEEQCWLLLAQTALTNLDSNECQNLESTGRKIAKKCKGLPLVAKTLGGLLRFNQDITAWNEVLNNEVWDLSNEQSSFLPALNLSYHYLPTTLKRCFAYCSIFPKDYVFEREKLVLLWMAEGFLDGSKRGETVEQFGRKCFNSLLLRSFFQQYGNNDSQFVMHDLIHDLAQFTSGKFCFRLEVEQQNQISKGIRHSSYIWQPLKVFKKVKSFLDIYSVRTFLALPLYSDPSPNFYLSKEVSHCLLSTLRCLRVLSLSHYDIKELPHSIENLKHLRYLDLSHTRIRTLPESITTLFNLQTLMLSKCKYLIDLPTKMGRLINLRCLKIDGTQLKRMPMEMSRMKNLRTLTTFVVGKHTGSRVGELRDLSHLSGTLAIFKLQNVADARDALESNMKGKECLDKLELNWEDDNAIAGDSHDAASVLEKLQPHSNLKELSIGCYYGAKFPSWLGEPSFINMVCLQLSNCKNCASLPLLGQLGSLQNLSIVKNDVLQKVGQEFYGNGPSSFKPFGSLQTLVFKEMSEWEEWDCFRAEGGEFPCLNELRIESCPKLKGICPSTFLF, translated from the coding sequence ATGTTTGTGGCTGAGACTGTTGGATCTTCCTTCATTGGTGTGTTGATTGACAAGTTGATTGCCTCCCCCCTGTTAGAGTACGCTCGCCGGAAAAAAGTTGACAGAACACTCGAAGAATGGAGGAAGACGTTGACCCATATTGAAGCAGTGGTGGATGATGCTGAGAACAAGCAGATCAGGGAGAAAGCAGTGAAAGTTTGGCTGGATGACCTCAAATCTTTGGCTTATGACATTGAAGATGTGATGGATGAGTTTGATACtgaagccaagcaaaggagttTGACAGAAGGCCCTCAAGCCAGCACAAGTAAGGTACGCAAGCTCATCCCAACTTTTGGTGCTTTGGATCCTAGAGCTATGTCCTTTAACAAAAAGATGggtgaaaaaataaacaaaatcacAAGGGGGTTAGATGCAATTGCCAAACGGAGACTTGACCTTCATCTGAGGGAGGGTGTTGGAGGGGTGTCCTTTGGAATTGAAGAAAGGCTACCGACTACTTCTTTAGTAGATGAGTCTCGTATTCATGGTAGGGATGCTGATAAGGAGAAGATCATTGAATTGATGCTGTCAGATGAAGCAACCCAGGTCGATAAAGTTTCTGTCATTTCCATAGTCGGCATGGGTGGGATTGGCAAGACAACCCTCGCTCAGATCATCTACAATGATGGCAGGGTGGAGAACCATTTTGAAAAGAGAGTTTGGGTTTGTGTTTCGGACGATTTTGATGTTGTAGGGATAACTAAAGCAATTCTTGAGTCCATCACAAAATGTCCATGTGAATTTAAAACCTTGGAATCGCttcaagaaaaattgaagaatgaAATGAAGGATAAAAGATTTCTCCTTGTTCTAGATGACGTATGGAACGAGAAAACCCCCCGTTGGGATCTACTACAAGCTCCTTTTAATGTCGCAGCACGAGGCAGCGTGGTCTTAGTAACAACTCGCAATGAAACTGTGGCGGCAATTATGCGAACGACGACTTCTTCTCATCAGCTCGGTCAATTAACCGAAGAACAATGTTGGTTATTGTTAGCACAAACAGCCCTTACAAATCTAGATTCAAATGAATGCCAAAATTTGGAATCAACCGGTAGGAAGATAGCCAAAAAATGCAAAGGCCTACCTTTGGTGGCGAAGACACTTGGAGGTTTATTACGCTTTAACCAAGATATCACGGCTTGGAATGAAGTGTTAAACAATGAAGTATGGGATTTGTCAAATGAGCAAAGTAGTTTTCTTCCTGCTTTGAACTTGAGTTATCATTATCTCCCTACAACATTGAAGCGATGTTTTGCATATTGCTCCATATTCCCCAAGGACTATGTGTTTGAAAGGGAGAAGTTAGTATTATTATGGATGGCTGAAGGCTTCTTAGATGGCTCCAAAAGAGGGGAAACTGTAGAACAGTTTGGGAGGAAATGTTTCAATAGTCTACTGTTAAGGTCGTTCTTTCAACAATACGGTAACAATGATTCTCAATTTGTGATGCATGATCTGATTCATGATTTGGCACAATTTACATcaggaaaattttgttttagattGGAGGTTGaacaacaaaatcaaatttctaaGGGGATTCGACATTCTTCGTATATTTGGCAACCTTTGAAAGTCTTCAAGAAAGTTAAATCATTTCTTGACATCTATAGTGTACGGACCTTCCTAGCACTGCCTCTTTATTCTGATCCATCACCTAATTTCTATTTAAGCAAGGAGGTCTCACATTGTTTGTTGTCAACATTGAGGTGTTTGCGGGTTTTGTCTTTGAGTCACTATGACATTAAAGAATTGCCCCACtctattgaaaatttgaaacaccTACGCTATCTAGACCTCTCTCATACTCGAATTAGAACACTACCTGAATCAATAACTACTCTTTTCAACTTGCAGACATTGATGCTATCAAAGTGTAAATATCTTATTGATTTGCCAACAAAAATGGGAAGACTAATCAACTTACGTTGTCTCAAAATTGATGGGACTCAACTAAAAAGGATGCCAATGGAAATGAGTAGAATGAAAAATCTTCGAACGTTGACTACTTTTGTTGTCGGTAAGCATACAGGATCAAGAGTTGGGGAATTGAGGGACCTTTCACACCTTAGTGGTACACTTGCCATTTTCAAGTTGCAAAATGTGGCGGATGCTAGAGATGCCTTGGAGAGTAATATGAAGGGTAAGGAGTGCCTTGACAAGTTAGAATTGAATTGGGAAGATGATAATGCAATTGCCGGTGATTCACATGATGCAGCAAGTGTGCTGGAAAAGCTGCAGCCTCATAGCAACCTGAAAGAACTCTCCATCGGATGCTACTATGGTGCAAAATTTCCAAGCTGGTTAGGGGAACCTTCATTCATCAACATGGTGTGTCTACAACTCTCTAACTGTAAAAATTGTGCATCCTTGCCACTGCTTGGACAGCTAGGGTCTCTCCAGAACCTCTCCATTGTGAAGAATGATGTTCTGCAAAAGGTGGGGCAGGAGTTTTATGGGAATGGGCCTTCTTCATTTAAGCCATTTGGAAGTCTGCAGACTCTGGTGTTCAAGGAGATGTCAGAGTGGGAGGAATGGGATTGTTTTCGAGCCGAAGGGGGGGAGTTCCCTTGTCTCAATGAGCTCCGTATTGAGAGTTGTCCAAAGCTGAAAGGGATTTGCCCAAGCACCTTCCTGTTTTAA
- the LOC117928260 gene encoding putative disease resistance protein At3g14460, whose amino-acid sequence MGLPPMLETLGIEKCHILETLPERMTQNNTSLQRLYIKDCDSLTSLPIISSLKSLEIKQCRKVELPLPEETTQSYYPRLTSLDIDGSCDSLTSFPLAFFTKRVDLDFQNCENLESFYIPDGLRNMDLTSLRTISIFDCPNLVSFPQGGLPASNLRGLAISNCKKLKSLPQRMHTLLTSLEYLTIADCPEIVSFPEGGLPTNLSSLHIWDCYKLMESRKEWGLQTLPSLRGLGIDGCTEEGLESFSEEWLLLPSTLFSLVIWRFPDLKSLDNLGLENLTSLERLYIGNCVKLKSFPKQGLPASLSVLDIRNCPVLKKRCQRDKGKEWRKIAHIPYIKMDDEVMDR is encoded by the coding sequence ATGGGGCTGCCCCCCATGCTTGAAACCCTTGGAATAGAAAAGTGCCACATTCTAGAGACCCTACCGGAGAGAATGACCCAAAATAATACCAGTCTCCAGAGGTTGTACATAAAAGATTGTGATTCTCTTACGTCTTTGCCCATCATCTCTTCATTGAAATCACTTGAAATCAAGCAGTGTCGGAAAGTAGAGTTACCCCTTCCTGAGGAGACCACGCAGAGTTATTACCCTAGGCTTACCAGTTTAGATATAGATGGAAGTTGTGATTCTCTCACGTCCTTTCCATTAGCCTTCTTCACAAAGCGTGTAGATCTTGACTTCCAGAATTGTGAAAATCTGGAATCCTTTTACATTCCAGATGGACTTCGCAACATGGATCTCACATCTCTCCGAACTATTAGCATCTTCGATTGCCCGAATCTGGTGTCTTTTCCACAAGGAGGATTGCCAGCTTCCAACCTGAGAGGACTTGCTATCAGCAATTGCAAGAAGCTTAAGTCACTGCCCCAACGGATGCACACTCTCCTTACATCGCTTGAATATTTGACGATAGCTGATTGTCCAGAAATTGTTTCATTTCCGGAAGGGGGTTTGCCGACTAATCTATCTTCACTTCATATATGGGACTGCTACAAGCTTATGGAATCTCGGAAGGAATGGGGCTTACAAACACTTCCCTCCCTTAGAGGATTGGGTATTGATGGATGTACAGAAGAAGGGTTGGAGTCATTTTCCGAGGAGTGGCTGCTGCTGCCCTCCACTCTCTTCTCTCTCGTGATTTGGAGGTTTCCAGATCTGAAATCCCTGGACAATCTGGGGCTTGAGAACCTCACATCTCTCGAACGCCTCTACATTGGTAACTGCGTTAAGTTAAAGTCCTTTCCGAAACAGGGGCTGCCCGCCTCCCTCTCTGTTCTCGACATTCGTAATTGTCCTGTGCTGAAAAAACGGTGCCAAAGGGATAAAGGGAAAGAATGGCGCAAGATTGCTCATATCCCCTACATAAAAATGGATGACGAAGTCATGGACCGATGA